A window of the Desulforapulum autotrophicum HRM2 genome harbors these coding sequences:
- a CDS encoding HAD-IIB family hydrolase produces MDSIDQFQSLEKIQYLLTDIDDTMTCNGRIPACVFAAMERLQRVGIRVVPITGRPGGWCDHIARMWPVDGVVGENGAFYFAYDDQTRRMVRRYFRTRTQRAEDRKRLMTIQAEVLAKVPGCRVSADQAYREADLAIDFCEDVSPLDSGEIRTIKEIFEAHGAVAKISSIHVNGWFGDYDKLTMTRLFFQEIFGVDLETVKHQVVFSGDSPNDEPMFAFFPNSVGVANLLDFENDLTHKPAWITKKSGGQGFAEMVDRITGPGPEFHHGQGSV; encoded by the coding sequence ATGGATTCAATCGACCAATTCCAGAGCCTGGAAAAGATTCAATACCTTCTCACGGATATCGACGACACCATGACCTGCAATGGCAGGATACCTGCCTGTGTCTTTGCTGCCATGGAACGACTGCAACGGGTCGGTATCCGGGTGGTTCCCATTACGGGAAGACCCGGGGGGTGGTGTGATCACATTGCCAGGATGTGGCCGGTGGACGGCGTTGTGGGAGAGAACGGCGCCTTTTATTTTGCCTATGACGATCAAACCAGGCGAATGGTTCGCCGCTACTTCAGAACCCGGACCCAGAGGGCTGAAGACAGAAAGAGGCTCATGACCATACAGGCGGAGGTGCTGGCAAAGGTCCCGGGGTGCAGGGTGTCTGCGGACCAGGCCTATCGGGAGGCGGATCTTGCCATTGATTTTTGTGAGGATGTTTCTCCCCTGGACAGCGGGGAGATCAGAACCATCAAGGAGATCTTTGAAGCCCATGGTGCCGTGGCAAAGATAAGTTCTATCCATGTGAACGGCTGGTTCGGCGATTATGACAAGCTTACCATGACACGGCTGTTTTTCCAGGAGATCTTTGGGGTCGACCTTGAAACGGTCAAACACCAGGTGGTTTTTTCAGGGGATTCACCCAACGATGAGCCCATGTTTGCCTTTTTTCCTAATTCCGTGGGGGTGGCCAATCTTCTTGATTTTGAAAATGACTTGACCCACAAACCGGCCTGGATTACAAAAAAATCCGGAGGGCAGGGGTTTGCCGAGATGGTGGATCGGATTACAGGTCCCGGGCCTGAATTTCACCATGGCCAGGGATCTGTCTAA
- a CDS encoding DUF4139 domain-containing protein — translation MKQIIFILMLVQIATFQMFFSILPCSAQDGEIETNAADQTDLSVTIYNQDMALIKEQRSVTLPKGEVTLAIRDVSGRIIPETALLSSDDIRVLEQNFEFDLLTPESLLKKFTGKTIKIIRENRETGQEKTVEAKVLSTHNGIVLETGSGIETGLPGRLVFSHIPGNLRTSPTLTMTVQSIKAENRNLALSYLTHGLSWKADYVAELNPDDDRLNLSAWVTLTNTSSTDYTNARLQLVAGDIHLAPQQNQDRANPLMMRASAMAEDGFVQEQMFEYHLYTLGRQTTLKNNQTKQVALLQAENIPCQKEYRLSGNGYWFARNVGDGIQRPKVEVLLNLENSKNNNLGMPLPKGTVRVYKTDTRGMLQFAGEDNIDHTPEGGRLNLKLGNAFDITVEKRQTDFRKLPSTGQDTFQFQSSHDIRIMNAKKVPVTVKIYESMPGDWHIQKESHPHKKETAHQALWEIQVPPENQIALTYTVKTK, via the coding sequence ATGAAACAGATTATTTTTATACTGATGCTAGTCCAAATTGCGACCTTTCAGATGTTTTTTTCAATTCTGCCCTGTTCTGCCCAGGATGGGGAAATCGAAACCAATGCCGCAGACCAGACAGACCTTTCTGTCACCATTTACAACCAGGACATGGCACTTATAAAGGAACAGCGATCGGTTACCCTGCCAAAGGGGGAAGTAACCCTTGCCATCAGGGATGTCAGCGGCAGGATCATCCCGGAAACAGCACTGTTGAGCTCAGACGACATAAGGGTCCTGGAACAGAACTTTGAATTTGATCTTCTCACTCCCGAATCCCTCCTTAAAAAATTCACCGGCAAAACCATTAAAATCATCCGGGAGAACAGGGAAACCGGCCAGGAAAAAACCGTGGAGGCAAAGGTGCTTTCCACCCATAACGGCATTGTTCTTGAGACAGGCTCAGGGATCGAAACCGGACTGCCGGGCAGGCTCGTCTTTTCACACATTCCTGGCAATTTAAGAACAAGCCCCACCCTTACCATGACCGTCCAGAGCATTAAGGCAGAAAACCGAAACCTGGCCCTTTCCTATCTTACCCACGGACTTTCGTGGAAGGCCGATTATGTGGCTGAACTCAATCCAGACGACGACCGTCTAAACCTGAGCGCCTGGGTCACCCTCACCAACACCAGCAGCACAGACTACACCAATGCACGGCTCCAACTTGTGGCAGGCGACATTCACCTTGCCCCACAGCAAAATCAGGACAGGGCAAACCCCCTTATGATGAGAGCCTCAGCCATGGCCGAGGACGGTTTTGTCCAGGAGCAGATGTTTGAGTATCATTTATATACACTTGGCCGACAAACAACCCTCAAAAACAATCAGACCAAACAGGTGGCCCTGCTCCAGGCGGAAAACATTCCCTGCCAAAAAGAGTACAGGCTCAGCGGCAATGGTTACTGGTTCGCCCGAAACGTGGGCGACGGGATCCAGCGTCCAAAGGTCGAGGTGCTGCTTAACCTTGAAAACAGTAAGAACAACAACCTTGGCATGCCCCTTCCAAAGGGGACCGTGCGGGTGTACAAAACCGACACCAGGGGAATGCTTCAATTTGCCGGCGAAGACAACATTGACCACACACCGGAGGGGGGCAGACTTAATCTAAAGCTTGGCAATGCCTTTGATATCACGGTGGAAAAACGGCAGACCGATTTCAGGAAGCTGCCATCCACGGGCCAGGATACCTTTCAGTTTCAATCCTCCCATGATATCAGGATAATGAACGCCAAAAAAGTTCCTGTAACGGTAAAGATATACGAATCCATGCCCGGGGACTGGCATATCCAGAAGGAG
- a CDS encoding radical SAM protein, producing the protein MHYEGNIIRPPSEANSILLQVTVGCSHNKCTFCGAYKGERFKIKKDPVIMEDIEFAARHCRRQNRLFICDGDALIIPQRRLVPILEQINQRLPWIERIGLYANTKSIRMKSDQELEQLRSLGVKIAYMGLETGDDVTLKAINKGADAQRMIEMGRKIRGAGIKLSITVLNGIAGRKRSMIHANETGRVLTAIDPEYVGALSLMLIPGTPMYDSHAKGEFELINPDEILLELGAMISATHLTNGLFHANHASNYLPIRAELPRDKERTLAHIAKALEGKIELKPEFMRAL; encoded by the coding sequence ATGCATTATGAAGGCAACATCATACGTCCCCCAAGCGAGGCAAACTCTATTCTTCTCCAGGTGACCGTGGGGTGTTCCCACAACAAATGCACCTTTTGCGGCGCCTACAAGGGAGAGCGGTTCAAGATCAAGAAAGACCCTGTTATCATGGAAGATATTGAGTTTGCAGCCCGGCACTGCCGTCGCCAGAACCGGCTGTTCATCTGTGACGGTGATGCCCTGATCATTCCCCAGAGGCGGCTGGTCCCGATCCTTGAACAAATAAACCAGCGACTGCCCTGGATTGAACGTATCGGGCTATATGCCAACACCAAGAGTATCCGCATGAAGTCTGACCAGGAACTGGAACAACTTCGTTCCCTTGGGGTCAAAATCGCCTATATGGGCCTTGAAACCGGGGACGACGTCACCCTGAAGGCGATCAACAAGGGAGCCGACGCCCAGCGCATGATCGAAATGGGCCGGAAAATCCGTGGGGCAGGCATCAAGCTGTCCATCACCGTCCTCAACGGCATTGCCGGCCGCAAACGATCCATGATCCATGCAAACGAGACAGGCCGGGTACTTACGGCCATTGACCCCGAGTATGTAGGGGCCTTGAGCCTGATGCTCATCCCTGGAACCCCAATGTACGACAGCCATGCAAAGGGAGAGTTTGAGCTTATCAACCCGGACGAGATCCTTTTGGAGCTTGGCGCCATGATATCGGCCACCCATCTCACCAATGGTCTTTTCCATGCCAACCATGCATCCAACTATCTTCCCATCAGGGCAGAGCTTCCCCGGGACAAGGAACGAACCCTTGCCCATATTGCAAAAGCCCTGGAGGGTAAAATAGAACTCAAACCAGAGTTCATGAGAGCATTGTAA
- the tkt gene encoding transketolase, whose amino-acid sequence MACANKDLDQQCITTIRTLAMDAIQKANSGHPGAPMGLAPAAFVLWKDFLKHNPKNPAWIDRDRFVLSGGHASMLLYSLLYLNGYGTTLDDIKNFRQWGSKTPGHPEYGHTAGVETTTGPLGQGVANAVGMAMAERHLGARFNQDGKTLIDHHTYVICGDGDLMEGVTQEAASLAGHLVLGKLICIYDDNSITIEGTTAIAFTEDVKARFESMNWQVIVVDDGNDLEKIRAAIQAGKDETSRPTMIKLKTHIAYGSPNKQDSSGAHGAPLGVDEIKLVKKFYGVPEDKDFYVPDEVLAECRKAIDIGKEKEQAWQEIFDTYRSETPELADNFVDAISGFLTAGWDDEIPVFTPGDKPMATRSASGKVLNAIAKNLPSLMGGSADLAPSNNTFLNDMEVFQADTPQGRNIRFGVREHAMTAIMTGMYLHSGVRPFGGTFLVFADYMRPAIRVASLMGLPMIYVLTHDSVAVGEDGPTHQPVEHLASLRAIPGLTVIRPADANETAEAWKKALNTHNGPTALILSRQNLPILDAAADGALVFGAYTLKKTKGEPDLILIATGSEVHICVEAAALLAKENIQARVVSMPSWELFEKAPAYYRERILPPGVKKRLAVEAGIPMGWERYVGDAGKVIGINTFGASAPGDRVLAEYGFTAANIVEQAKALVNE is encoded by the coding sequence ATGGCTTGCGCCAACAAAGACCTTGATCAGCAATGTATCACCACCATCAGAACCCTTGCCATGGACGCCATTCAAAAGGCAAACTCCGGCCATCCCGGCGCCCCCATGGGACTTGCGCCCGCGGCCTTTGTCCTTTGGAAGGATTTTCTAAAACACAACCCCAAAAATCCCGCCTGGATTGACCGGGACAGATTTGTTCTGTCCGGCGGCCATGCATCCATGCTCCTGTACAGCCTGCTCTACCTGAACGGCTACGGAACCACCCTTGACGACATCAAGAACTTCCGCCAGTGGGGCAGCAAAACGCCGGGACATCCTGAGTACGGGCACACGGCCGGGGTTGAAACCACCACGGGTCCCCTGGGCCAGGGTGTTGCAAATGCCGTTGGTATGGCCATGGCCGAACGCCATCTCGGGGCAAGATTCAACCAGGATGGAAAAACCCTCATTGATCATCATACCTATGTCATCTGCGGAGACGGCGACCTCATGGAAGGCGTGACCCAGGAGGCTGCCTCCCTTGCCGGCCACCTGGTCCTTGGAAAACTCATCTGCATCTATGACGACAATTCAATCACCATCGAGGGCACGACAGCCATTGCCTTTACCGAGGATGTAAAGGCAAGGTTTGAAAGTATGAACTGGCAGGTCATCGTGGTGGACGACGGCAACGACCTTGAAAAAATCAGGGCCGCCATTCAGGCGGGAAAAGACGAAACATCCCGCCCCACCATGATCAAGCTCAAGACCCACATCGCCTATGGCAGTCCGAACAAGCAGGATTCATCCGGAGCCCATGGTGCCCCCCTGGGAGTGGACGAGATCAAGCTGGTAAAAAAATTCTACGGCGTGCCTGAGGACAAGGATTTTTATGTGCCCGACGAGGTCCTTGCCGAGTGCCGGAAAGCCATTGATATTGGAAAGGAAAAGGAGCAGGCATGGCAGGAAATCTTTGACACCTACAGGTCCGAGACGCCCGAGCTTGCCGACAACTTTGTGGATGCCATTTCCGGATTCCTGACAGCCGGGTGGGATGATGAAATCCCTGTTTTTACACCTGGAGACAAACCCATGGCCACCCGGTCTGCCTCGGGCAAGGTGCTCAACGCCATTGCAAAGAACCTGCCCTCCCTCATGGGCGGATCAGCCGACCTTGCCCCCTCCAACAACACCTTCTTGAACGATATGGAGGTGTTCCAGGCCGACACCCCCCAGGGAAGAAACATCCGGTTCGGGGTGCGTGAGCATGCCATGACCGCCATCATGACGGGCATGTATCTCCACAGCGGTGTCCGACCCTTTGGCGGCACCTTCCTCGTGTTTGCCGATTACATGAGACCGGCCATCCGGGTGGCGTCCCTCATGGGGCTTCCCATGATCTATGTGCTGACCCATGACAGTGTTGCCGTGGGAGAAGACGGCCCCACCCATCAGCCCGTGGAGCACCTGGCATCGTTGCGGGCCATTCCCGGCCTTACCGTTATCCGGCCGGCGGACGCCAATGAAACCGCAGAGGCCTGGAAAAAGGCCCTGAACACCCACAACGGGCCCACGGCCTTGATCCTGAGCCGCCAGAACCTTCCCATTCTTGACGCAGCAGCCGACGGAGCACTGGTCTTTGGGGCCTACACCCTTAAAAAGACCAAGGGCGAACCCGATCTCATCCTCATTGCAACCGGCTCAGAGGTTCACATCTGCGTTGAGGCGGCAGCACTCCTGGCCAAAGAAAATATCCAGGCAAGGGTGGTGAGCATGCCCTCGTGGGAACTTTTTGAAAAAGCGCCCGCCTACTACCGGGAACGAATCCTTCCTCCCGGAGTCAAAAAACGCCTGGCTGTAGAGGCCGGTATTCCCATGGGCTGGGAACGGTATGTGGGGGATGCAGGCAAGGTTATCGGTATAAACACCTTTGGCGCTTCAGCACCTGGAGACAGGGTACTTGCAGAGTATGGATTCACAGCGGCAAATATTGTTGAACAGGCAAAGGCCCTTGTAAACGAATAA